A single window of Drosophila suzukii chromosome 3, CBGP_Dsuzu_IsoJpt1.0, whole genome shotgun sequence DNA harbors:
- the Art6 gene encoding protein arginine N-methyltransferase 1 produces the protein MSFYDFVPSNQTMQSLEDLETEYFQSYSRLEIHMEMLRDSVRTQAYHDAILQNRDLFQGKTVLDVGCGTGILSLFAAEAGAKKVIAIECTDIADVAKEIMRDNQKEDVVRVVKGKVEQVELPEGIQQVDVIVSEWMGNSLYMEAMLNSVLFARDKWLSRGGLILPNVGNLWITGAQDPHRLATLNFWQNVEGIDMSCVKKQFSREPLVDCVAIQQLLTDECFIHSTNLGYDRNQPVVFRSNFMLNVQRAGVINMLVLYFNVGFPVGKAGNSVILSTSPRSPWTHWEQTLFHLDEPLFVKPNDRVRGVLAMMPSSLDGRSMNFDLNISFRGDRTRVESFKSFSSTGIAGDRLGL, from the exons ATGTCTTTTTATGATTTTGTTCCGTCGAATCAAACGATGCAGAGTCTGGAAGACCTGGAAACCGAATATTTTCAGTCCTACTCTCGACTGGAGATCCATATGGAAATGTTGAGGGACTCGGTACGCACCCAGGCCTATCACGATGCCATCCTCCAGAATCGTGACCTCTTCCAGGGCAAGACCGTCCTGGATGTGGGCTGTGGCACGGGTATACTCTCCCTCTTCGCTGCCGAAGCCGGAGCCAAAAAGGTTATAGCCATCGAATGTACGGATATAGCGGATGTAGCCAAGGAGATTATGAGGGATAACCAGAAGGAAGACGTGGTGAGGGTGGTCAAAGGAAAGGTGGAGCAGGTGGAACTGCCCGAGGGCATTCAGCAGGTGGATGTCATAGTCTCAGAGTGGATGGG caaCTCTCTTTATATGGAGGCCATGCTGAACTCCGTGCTATTTGCCCGGGACAAGTGGCTTTCCCGTGGTGGCCTAATCCTGCCCAACGTGGGAAACCTCTGGATAACCGGAGCGCAAGATCCGCATAGACTGGCCACTCTCAACTTCTGGCAAAATGTCGAGGGCATCGATATGAGCTGCGTGAAAAAGCAGTTCTCCCGAGAGCCCCTGGTGGATTGTGTGGCCATTCAGCAGTTGCTCACCGATGAGTGTTTTATACACTCCACCAATCTGGGTTATGATCGTAATCAACCCGTGGTCTTTCGCTCGAACTTTATGCTAAATGTGCAGCGTGCTGGAGTTATCAACATGTTGGTTCTGTACTTCAATGTGGGCTTTCCGGTGGGAAAAGCGGGAAATTCCGTGATCCTGTCCACCTCGCCGCGTTCTCCGTGGACCCACTGGGAGCAGACCCTCTTCCACCTGGACGAACCACTCTTTGTGAAGCCCAACGATCGGGTGCGCGGCGTTCTGGCCATGATGCCCAGCAGCCTGGACGGGCGCTCCATGAACTTTGACCTCAACATTAGCTTCCGTGGCGATAGAACGCGGGTGGAGAGCTTCAAGAGCTTCAGCTCGACGGGAATCGCGGGCGATAGACTTGGATTATAA